The sequence GAGTCGTAAAGGTCACAAAACAAGGTTGGTTGGGAATGACTGCTCCGATTAGTCAAAAAAGTGAATGTTCCAAATCAGTCCCGTGCTgccctgtttttttttagttccgtGGCTTGAATCGTACTGAGCCGGTCAGCTGCATGGGATGTTGAAATACCACACGAAGGCAGGGATTCCGTGCTGGTGTATGCGCGTGGGCTACGCTCCGTGGTAATGCGTGggatcgttaaccgccgcgagagtgccttaaagaggccgctgccaagccgccgcagtcccccctgaggaaggaaccgagctggttccgaaacgtcgggtttttgcgtgttttcgtaactttggttggagaataaatatcagttatctcagttgcCACCAGTCCCGCAAGTTGTTTTGGTGCGAAAGGTGGTAGCCCGCACATACTGGTGTGTACTTCAGTCACCGTGAGATGCTTCTTGGTTGCCGGTCGTGGTTGGTCACAAGACTTCTGTTCATGGGcttcggcaggattttgtcttgggaggTGCAAGCCCGTGTTGCACCGCAGATGGGGGTGGgggagagcgctggtgtagcttgAGGGGGGTCAAGTGCCCCTTTCGCACCCCCCTTCGATGCCCATTAGTTGCTGGGGTGAGTACTCCCTAAAAAAAACTTTCACATTCGCTTCCCGCTCTGAGAAACTCATGCATCAGAGATCATGAAGGCATACAAGGAAATTCTCTCACCCTCATGATGCCTTAATAGTGTCCTTTGCAACTGACCAAAGACCACATGTAGTACTTTGTAGAGGCTTCAAAGGCACTTCTCTTGCTGCACCCAAGCCTTTTCGAATGCTTCACTATATTCAAGCTTAGTACCAACACTGTCTGCATTATAAGCAGTACACGTTCCCGTACATTGTAATGTGCTGGCTGTATTGACATGGCATCTCGCCGCGTATGTGTTTTGACAGCTTGGTAGGTCTGCATTCCTGGCTGTTCTAGTAAAACGGGGCATTTTGGCGTGGCATATCCAGTAGTAGTAACAGTAGTTAGCAATAACCTATCGTTGGCATTATACACCTGTTTTGAAACTTCGATGCAGGGTGCATTGCTTGATGTCTTTTGATCGATGTGTGATACTAATTATGTAATTACTCTTAGTCACCTCTGTATGAAAACCATTATGGGTTCTCTGGTTAACAGCTTTATTGTAGTGCACTGGATTGCCTGACACGTTGTGACTGTGCGACACCGCACATCTCCGTGTGTGACAGCGACAGTGCGGGACACCGACCCACACGGATAGCCTCTGTTCCTTCTTGCCACctttttctttaacttttttgCATATATCGAAATGGAGATATCCTCTCTTCATACAGTAACCATTCTGTCACGTTATCTCATCCCTCTCCCTGTCTCTGAGCTGTGTCTGACTGTGTCTGTGCAGTGGTGGTGAAGACACAGAGTTCCGTGACGGACAAGGTCAAGAACCGGCTCGAACAGCTGGACGACTTCGAAGAAGTGAGTCTCTCGTATCGCAAATGTGTGCTAGTCCACACCCCCGATGTTGGCACCAATACGAGCTTTGACCTCAGAGTGTACATTTGGCGCAGTCCCAACAGGTTTTTCGTACttttgtagaaagaaaaaaatttttaaagcCGGGAATGCCCCCTAGTTTTCTTGCGGCAACCGTGAGCCAGTTTGTGTAGATTGTAAAAAAAGTGGTGCTGCATCCTGATGTggagcttgtttctttttttagacaTAGAAGCTtttttacatacatacatacacacacacacacacacatatgtgcatacatacatacatacatacatacatacatacatacatacatacatacatacatacatacatacatacatacatacatacatacatacatacatacatacatacataatagcAGCCCATGTGGACTGGGGCACCACCCGAGCAATGTTAGGCTCTCCCTTGAACAAAGGGAAACATTGAACGCTGGTTTCAGTAACACGCACCAAATGCCTCCGTACGTCCTTGTACTTTTGGGTTCCCTTAACTGCCTTTCTAATTTCAGGCGAAGCAGGCACATGTGTTAGGAAGCGTGATGCCAGGGTAGCTTATCACTGTGTGAGCTGTCTCGACGGATGTGGTTGTTTTCGGGTGATTCCACGTCTCATAGCAAGCCACATGGAGATGCGATCTAAAGTGTGGAGGCGTCAAAGCGTCGCCGTTTTGCCCTGAAGGTTCTCGCTCGACGCAGGGCTCGGTGCGGGAGATGTTGAACCTGTCGCAGCAGGAGTACACCACTCGCATCGAGGAGCTGCACCAGGCCCTACGCCAGGCGTGGGACCAAGACCAGCGTGTGCGTGCACTGAAGATTGCCATTCAGGTGATGTGGTTTGAAGGCTCTTACAGCTTCTTTAGTTTACCCTGTGCTGTCGTCGTTgtcgtagtagcagtagcagtagcagtagtagtagtagtagtagtagtagtagtagtagtagtagtagtagtagtagtagtagtagtagtagtagtaagtcacgtgaccagaggggggagtGCATATAACAAACAAATGATGACAATGATGCTGCTCAAAATATGTAAGTGtgcgtatttcaaatctagcaGTGAATTTGCAACGCCACATGATCTCGCTTGCCCATCACATACTCGTGCGCTTACAGCTTCCCTGTTCAATGGTTTTTACGACGCGAAACTGGCCAAATTGCTTTTGAGCATCATGTGACCGCTGCAGATAGGTCTGTGTTCACCTGGCCAGCTTGCAGATGAGACGGGAAAGAAGTTTTGTGAATGTGATCCCAAATTTGCTCGCCTCATGGTAGCTCTATACATTCAAGTATACCATTATTAAGTGTGGTATTACCACATGAACATGGCTATATTGCTATTGAGATTTTGTGAAGTACTCATTCTGCGTGCAGCGGAAAGCTGGTACGAGGTGCTAGTCTCGCATTGTGCATTCAAATGTTGTGCTGAAGTATATACCTGTGTTCAATTATACATATGCACCGGGGTGTCAAAAGCAAACAGTATGCCTATGTATGTGCATATTGACGCAGTGCTCCAAACTTCTGGTGGACACGTCGGTGGTGCAGTTCTACCCGAGCAAGTTTGTCCTCATCACTGACATACTGGACAACTTTGGTGAGCCCTGGTGACGCAGCACCATAGCCCATGATTAGTGTTTTTTCTCTGTCAGCACCTGATTATTTAAGGTCACCGAGTCAGGAATTTTAGATACGCAATGGTTtcaaattttattgaaaaaagtCGCACCTCCCAGAAAAATAACTTTCTTATATCTGACAGTTATTATAAATATATATTCATTACACTGTAATAGCAGCAAGAGAGGTTTTTATGTTTGATTTGTTATTTGTTATATGCTATAATTATTTATATCTGTGTATGCTATGTCAAGGTTTTGCTGTATTTGATTTTTTTGTTGCATTGTAACTGATCGGCCAACATAAAAATTGGCCAGTGTTCCTTGGCACTTAAAAAATGTGTCCAAAGACTTGCAAACTTACAAACGCCGTCAGACGGGAATTTGCAGGTGGAAATAACCAATGTCGGATTGCTAAAGTaatctgtatgcacaaagaacTGCACTTCGCAGCAAGTGCTCAGCTGAAatttgcttcagaaaaaaaaaacattcaggcACAGTTTGTCTCCAAATGCTGTGGATGTGATGCGATAGCATTTCTTGTTAAATATACAGAATTGTCTTCAGTGTCAGGCCTACTTCGCTGTCACACTCTCTGCATGATTGGCACGCCGACAATAAAAAGCCAGTTTTGGAGGTATTGCAATGGTGAACCGAAACTTTACCGTAGGGACCGACCGAGTAAGAACACCAAAGCAGAAATCCCAGCAAAGGAGCTGTACTCTTTATTATAGCAGCTTGATGAcgtgtacactcaaacctcattataacaaagtcaaatctctcacgaaaataacttcgttatatccgaaaattcgttataaacgtttatttgtaacactgtgtctgtgacaagactattcttcatttacttcgttataaccggtaatttgttatatccgtgttcgttatatcgaggtttcagtgtatttCTCACACTGTGACGTGTATCTGTGTGGAGAACACTGTAGCTGCGCAGAGAACAAAGCTGGAAACCAGAGCATATGTCGAGGTAGCCCAGGTGGGGTAGTTCAAACATCCAGGTAGCTCAGATAACCAACGGGGCATATGCTGTGCTGTGAATGTAGCCTTTTTGGCTCACTGTCGAGTTTTCGGCTAGCTGACAGACAAATGATGACCACAACCTCGGCAAGAGCCCAGTGATGCTGTTGCATTAAAGGCATCGTCTAAATTGCTTCAAGGCAAAAACAGTGCACACTTCACGAAGGCAGACACAAGGAACGCTAAGCACAGATGCTGAccaacaactgaagttttattgttcGTACACAGCAGTAAATGTACAGCAGGTACCAACTACAACAGTTTAAATTGCAGCCAGAGTGTTCCTGTACTCCTGGCCCTCTGTACTCTCACCAGGTGGCGCTGTTAGCTCTCAGAGCAGTATATTACTATTGAAAGACATGTAAGATGTTGTGCTTGGTTGGTATTTCACGTACAGGCCAGCTGGTGTATCAGCGAATCCACTCCAAGGCTGAGTACCTCAAGCCTGGGAGCAAGGTGCCCGTCCCCCTTCCCGGTTAGTGACACTGTCTTTTGTTCGCGGCTTCGATGCTTTTCCAATAGAGGTGCGTAATTATTTGAAAATTTCGATATATAGAAGCGAGTGGTGTTCTGTTCAGTTCGAAGACCGAATCGAGTGGCCACAATTTGTAAACGTTGATATTTTTCAAACAGCTTGCAagtaatttgaaatgttcgtgcGCCCAAATCAACACTAAATTTGTGCGCACTTATGATATATTTTATCCCTGCAAGCATGATAAAGTGCCTAAGAGTGAAACTGAATGTTTAGAATCTGCGCAGAGTTGAAGCAAATGGTGTTCTGTTTAGTTCGAAGACCGAATCGAATGGCCAGAATTCGTGAATGTTAATATTTTTGAAACAACTTGAAAATAATTTGAAATGTTTGTGCTCCCAAATAAACACTAAATTTGTGCGCACTTGTGATATATTTTATCCCTGCGAGCATGAAAAAGTTCCTAAGAGCAAAACTGAAATTTTAGAATCTACGTGGAGTTGTTGTGAAAAGTTCGCAAGAATAGCTGATTTTGACaccgaaactgaaaaaaataCGCGCCATTACTGCTGGCCCGTAGTGGCACACGGATTCGCGGCATGGCTTCCAAGTCGAGGGGACGTTGAAACACCTTGAAAGTGGCGTGCCTGAAGCTATGTGATAACAACAAAATGCACAGGTCATCTGTTAAGGTGCTGCTTGAACGTTGACAACAGAAGAGGCATATCATCCCCAGCTTTGCAGACTTGCTGAGATTGCGTCAATGACACTATATACTATACTCACCCACAGTTAGTTCAGCCCAAGTGAAACTTCATTCTACTCGGCCTTTAAGAGTGGCACTCGCTCGCAGCGGACTTCACGCCAGACCAGGTGCCCGAGTCTGCCAAGGAGACGTGCCGCAACTGGTTCTTCAAGATAGCCTCGGTGCGGGAGCTCATACCTCGCTTCTACGTCGAGACGGCCATCCTCCGCTGCTGCAGCTTCCTCACCCGAAGGTCAGTCTTCGCCTCATGCGGACACTTCTGCTGGAAAACGAAATCCCGATCTCATCGCCACTTCTCTACTACAACATTCTATGTTGTTGCTTTGATTGCTATGCAGTTGAATATTGTTATAACGGAGTCATATACAAATACCTTCACTATATCCCATATTCATTTAGATGTGCGTCTCTTAAAGTATTAGTAGTGAGGCAGGTTTAGTTCTCCTGACCTCTGGCAAGGGTTTGCATAATTGATGATCGTTTTGGGTGAGGGGGCATGTCTTGCAGAAATGATGGAATGCCACTGTTTCTCATAGCGTGAAattgttctcttttcttttgaGTACACAGCAACATTCAAACAAAAGACTGGGTTACATCCTTTTATACTCTTTAATGTGCATGGCCCTTAGGCAAACTGCAATCAAGGGGCGGGTTTGAAGCATGAAAATAAAATTGAAACAGGTGAGACAAACGTGTTCAAGTGTATGGTACACGGTagagtgctcacggattgaaacacaaCTTCAAAACTTTTAGCACAACGAACTGGTATGTGCAGTTGCTTGAGATAACTGCGTCATATCGCTACAAATTTGGCCGCTAAAGTGTTGGTTCTGATGTAGGTGTTCGAGTAAAAATTACGCCAGTATGACACAAACTCGACATGGTGGAAATGAAAGTATATGCATTACTTAGCTTTAAATTGTTGCGTTTCAGTCCGTGATGATTGTACACCTGCCCTCGTCCACCTCTCATGTCGAATCATCTCGAATAACGTCTGCGCCCCGTGTATTGAACGACAGGTTTGTGTCGTAAGTGCTGTGGTTCCTTTCTTTCCAGGGAATATTCAGGGGTGCTGCTTCGGTTGACGGGCACCATCTGTGGCATCGGCGATCCCCTTGTTGCCGCTTACGCACGGTGCTATCTCTGCAGGGTATGTTGCCGAGTCTGTGGCTTTGTCTCTGGCTCAAGAtggattttttttaatgcatctTTATGGTTTTTCACTCAGGTTGGCATGTCGGTCGCCCCGGAGGTCCAGGAACATGTGCTCGAGAATTTTTGGCAATTCCTCCTCACATATCCTCAGGTAAGACGGTGGTTTCATTTCAGAAGCATGTGACATAGAGGCTTGTGTGAGGGCCACATGCCCAATGTGGCAGTTTGAAGTTCGGTGAATGACTATAGAATTTCAACTGAGAACAAAATTCGCGAATAGAAGTTTCAGTCTACGTACTCCAAGTAATTGTTGAAAATCAAGAAGGGAGctgacagatggatacacggagtgggataggtttcaaacaggagaaagtgcctcacaAAAGGCTGGCCGatgtttcgataggggacctatctttgtcaaaggcgccttgtcatccctggcgtgttagttttaaggggttagtggtgacgtcatgtccagcggtggcacgtgtgttgctgttggtaatttctgcctggaaagagagaaactcgaaagcagaggagtgtagcccttgcttGAGGGTTTTTAAAGCAACAGGAATCTCTTGCCAAAAATGGCAAGAAAAATGATCTTTGAATGTGCCAGTAGACTGGAGCAGTGGTATTGTATAGATAGCAAAGACTAATAGGCAATGGTAcagcatgaatgaatgaacgaatgaataaataaatgattgaataaatgaatgaataaatgaattaaTGTGTGAAGTCTACATGATTGTGTTAATGAAAGTCTGTAAAGTCCGAACAGTTCATAAAATCTTTTCTCATTATTAACAATAACGAGTTTGAATGAAGCTGTACTGCAAAAGTTTCGGTATGTTCCCTTTAGTTGTAGTTGTATCTTGAAACAAAAGTGCACTTTGATAGAGTACTTGTGAAAACTAATCGCGACACTCTGTTTGATCCTGGCAACACTGCTTCCTTGCGCAGCTTGAGCGTCCGGTGGTGCAGCAGCTGCTGCGGCAGCAGAAGCTGGACTTGTCCACCTACCTGACCCTGTACTGCCCGGCCCTGGACTGGATTCTGCAGTGCGTTGCCCACGGTGCATCCGAGAACCTACTGGACCAAGTGCTGGCAAGATGCAAGGCACAGTGCAACAGTGCCCTGCTGCTCAACTCCATCATGACCGCCTTCCGGCCCGAGTTTGTGGCCAATCGGGCCCTCGAGTTTGTCAGCCTCATGAGGGACTGCGACGACGCCTCGTTCCCCAAGGTGTGTAGGTCTGCGCCGctccctgtgttttctttttgataCTGGAATAGGTTTCTGTTGAAGGGGTGCCACCGGTCTTCGAAGCCGAGTTTACTCCACCGTACAAATCTCTTGTATACAGAGAtgactctgagcaagtgtgaagctcagtaaatgctgataagatattttattttgatatgaaAGTCGACTTTCTCATGGTGtgcctactgacatcgacactagcgtgtCTCCATgctacagtaccaattctggtgactaCGCATCACTATGGCTAGTTCCGATggtgtcaggtaccaaaacatacaaaatggtgCGCTTGTGCATCACCAGTGCAGCCACGGAGTGGAGCGGCCGTAGAAACGTCAGGATGTCTTGGGCAAGCACGTCATGAGAagctgttgggtaacaggtgtctcatcttgcgactgcttctgcgcagagctgatagacggagcgatcaaggcgacgatGAGTTAAGGCAAAGTTTatgtacatataaacagaggcgttacatatttgGCGCTTGGGCcaacagcttattgggctcgcacagaggtgcgacgaTGACCTGgcatttcttcgttcgctgtctctctccgcgcagcttggttcttttatagccctggccgagcccttgcatcagccagtagttcgaagcctccaatcaggaaccgccgttggtcgctggctcgaaccggatccgcgggggagAGGGCCTGCCGCACGTTGCGAgagaaatttccgtcggttgcgtcagcgGCAtcgccggggattgcgtaagactcccgcctcgttgcatcagctggtgttgacgctggttgcgtcagccgcattgccggagttgccggggattgcgtaagactcccgcctcgttgcatcagcggatgttgacgctggttgcgtcagacgttctaccagcttgaatgccttgtcgaagcaaggaagtttgggttgggagccctggcataacaacgcTCATatcgtgtcgtgacgtcagggtacggtaggaaccaaaactagcttttaaaaacatgttgtaattaatttttcagggcacaCCCATCTTCAGCAGATTTTCTAGGCTCATATGAGGGCTTTGCCTTTCATTAGGtgcaaaaaaaacgacaaaggaaaattttcatgtcagtacccctttaactccCGTACAGTGTGTGAAGGCCTTTCATACGTGCATTCTAGCCAAAGCCACATTTCGTGCTCTATGCTCAAGACTGTCTGAATGTGTCGAGACGACAACCGTAACATGACGGCTGGTCATCCGTATCTgtaaagactcgcagggtccctatgcattcgcctaggatGCCTCGAAGGCAAAATCTCCCCATTGTGACCTCTGAGATTAGCAATGCTCATGGCTGCTGGTGTTGCGCCGATCACCAGACGCTCGTGCTTTCTGCTTAGATGCTGTTTGAAGTCTCTTAATTATAAAGTTTGACAACGAACACTGCTACTTCGCCAGTAGCATCTGTTCAGTAGTAGCATGCTTTTTCTGCTCATTTACATTTACATGGTAAAACCTCAACATAAAGCATACTCATACACtcaaacctggatataacgaattatcggttataacgaagtaaaggaAAAATAGTCCTGTCATTAGATACAGTGTTTTGAATGCATGTTTAAAACAAATTTTCggatacagcatagaccgcttataacgtaagtcgccggagtcgcgaatatccgcactataagcggtaccgcactataaccaaaacaacatttttgaaaggttgcacgtgtacaaaacatgaccaacaggcaggcgcgcgattccgactatcgcggcatgcgactggggcgtaagtttgcatctgcttacatttgaaaatgttgaactgttagcgtccgcggacctgcggtgccgacataacgaacgcggaaaaaatgcgccgtcacgggaagtcgccgcggtaacacactgcgcgtccgcgatgtcgaaaacggtggcgaccacaaaccaccactcgagtgtttcacacgcacgcccgcgttttcgtaaaagatgtaagtcaccccttctaaatgcaacaattgcaaaatgtttcattgactcggcaccaaaccgcaacttctgtagtccgcggccgccgacatggcagctagcgctcgttaggcctagcgtgcgcgttgcaacttggcatgccaccgcgagaagcttgccctaggcaacacggagatcgggagtagaagagatcgcactcgcgagctaaaccgagggcatcacgcgtgaaacgaagtttcggttcgcgatcgggagaacagccgcggcaactatcccgaaaaagtctctcaagcttgtaagtccgcctgttggtggcaaaggcgaaagctcaatcgcgtctcaaagcattgttacttgcgggggaatcgaggttgcacgcgcgatatctgcgctctacgacgaagcaacgacgaagcgcgcatgtcaagcggccgaagggggcaaaggcttctccgtcggccgcgcaaccgctccccctcctcacaccacgcacctgcgccgggccgctgtcccccacagccatcccttttttttttttcttcccccgctccttgttcgttcattcggcgtcccctcctcctttgtaatgccgtcgccgctctctcccccgccggcgcatctccgctgagaagcacgctcgcaccctcgcatctctgagaatgttccggcagccgcattataaccggtctttcatctcgggggtcttcacaataagcggtatgcgtattcATTCGGCGTCCCCTTctcctttgtaatgccgtcgccgctctctcccccgccggcgcatctccgctgagaagcatgctcgcaccctcgcatctctgagaatgttccggcagccgcattataaccggtctttcatctcgggggtctgcacaataagcggtatgcgtatacatggagttctatgggagagtaaacgggagtcagaaaaaaccgcattatagccggtactgcactgtaagcggttacgttataagtggtctgagctgtattacgtattttcgtgtcagatgcgactttgttataatgaggttatagtgtaTAACAAATTATTGGTTACAATGAAGTAAGTTAGGAATAGTCCTGACATTAACACACTGCTCCAAACATGCATTTATAACCAATTCTTGGATATAACGAGTGTACATTTGTGTCAGACGTGACTGTTACGAGGTTTATCTGTACCATAAGTTAACCAGTTCAGCCAAAATAAAATTTAGCCCCATTTGACCTTAATCGTGCATTCTTTTCATGTTGGCAGCATGTGCTTCTGCGCACGCTGGGGCTGTGCCTAGTGTTGGCCAACCCACCCGAGGACCAGCGACGACAAGTGCTCAGCCAGGCATGGAAGGCCATCGCCAAGCTGCGCAGCCCTGCCGTAAGTTGTCGGCACCGGCGCCAACGTGTATCTTCCGCACTGACTGCTTCATCGTCATTACGTTATTGGCACGATACACAAAAACTTTTTTGATATGTTTCCTGTTCACTATGTTTTCTCAGTGCCTGCACTTTGAGATGCCAATCCCATTTCGGACTGATTTCCAACAATTGTTATGAGATGATGTCATGTTCTCCCAGAGCATGTGTTATTTTCTGTGGTCTCCTAAGAAACTTAACAATGAAGTCCTACTGTGCCATGCACAGTTCTAATAGGAAATTTTAAAGCGACTACATGCTTTGCTGCTTGGTCTTTGCTGAGGTTCCTGTTGAACTTTTGTCGTCGTCACTTCCGGTCTTTACTTCAGTGTCTGCATGAGTCATTTACAGGAACTCCACCTTAGAGTCTAGCAGTCAAGCTAGTCATCACTCACAGAGCAGCCTTGTGACTTTTGATGAGGACTACCTGCATTACACACAACACCCCAACATTTTTTCGATCACACAAACCATAAAATCAGGTTTAATGAAAACGGGCTTCTTGCACGTACAATTTAGTCTTCTCAAATTTTCAACAAAGGCAGTGCCACAAATTTTCATGTCAACATTCATCGTAGAAAACTCTGTGCTGTGATCCTGGAGGCGTTGTCACTCTCCTTTACGTTATCTGCAGGTGGCAATTCAGGGACTAAGTGTGAACTATGCCCTTTGGTGTGCACAGAAAGAGACAAAAGAGGGTCATCCAAGAACACTACTAATTGAGAAACTTGTCAGGGACCTAGAAGTTTCAATCTAAATTACAATTATTAGGTGCCCTGGCTGTTTTAATAAAAAATACCAAACCATGCTTCTACTGCTGCCATGTGTTGACGAGAGTGACATTTGATTGCAGGACTATCTGAGCTGCGTGGAGGTCTGGATCGAGTTCCCCTGCAAACACTTCACGGTGAGCGTGCACAGTTTTGGAAACACTGTTTTGATGGTCACTTAGCCTTCTTGTCACTCAGCTTAGGAAAGCTTGGGCACTTCTCAGCACATGTGAGCACAATTGAAATCAGTGGAGTAGGCTGGAATGCAATTGGATCTGTGTAGAACAAGCTTCAAAAGTATAACAGAATGCCCTGTGTAACGTATTAACAATGCAGCTGTTCTAAGACTAGCCTGCGTCGTCTGCATGCCTGTCTGGTGTCACGCTGGGGCAGGTTCCCCGCCTCACCACTAGGGGCATTCattatgatgatgacgacgatgcacgtgacctcgctagccaatcacatacacttgcgcatgtccgacggtttttacggcgtggaactggcttagttttttttaactttttgaAAATTCATGTTAGCCCTTTGCGGTCTAAAACCTTTATTCATCTTCTGCTCGTTCTGGTCTGAAACTAAAAGACTgaaagctcaagtaaaagaagttttcTCGCTCTTTTACAGATGGCGCATAACGTAGTGAGAAAACGCGTGTGTGAATAAGCTGCGAAAGAACTTGTCCAGCAGTGCCCAACCACGGACCGCTGCGGCCGTGTTGTGTTGTCCGGCAGGGCCCTACAACGGGCTGCAAAGGGTTAAATGTCACAACAATGAAGTGTGTTACCTTCAAGCTCAATGGTCGAGGACACTGCCCCTATGTCATGAGCTCTATCTGACAGTCAACCCTGTTGTGCACATGACGTGGTAGCGTAGTGGCTGAGGTGGTCACAAAGTGGGGATGAAATGTCACGATCGggatgaaatgcaagaacacgcaTGTACGTATAGGTTTAGGCTTGCGTTTGAAAATTCTGAGGTGGTCCAAATTAATTCAGAGTTCCTCACTAGTGTGCCTCGTAATCCTATCGTGGTGTTGGCATGTAAAACAGTGCATCTTAAATGCTAACCAGGTGCGCGAGGTGGACGCTCTGCTGGGCGCCTTGGTACGCCAGCTCGTGCCCGACCGAGCGTACGAGCAGCACCCCCAGCAGCTGGCTCGCGTGGTCGAGCGTCTGCTGCAGCACGTCACCGACTTCGGCCGGCTCTGCGCCATGGAGCACTTCCTGCCCCTGCTGGACCTGCTGCCCCGCGAGGGGGACGCCCGGGTCCGCGGCTGCAAGGCCGTCATGGCCGCCTTCCTGGCCCAACAGAAGGAGCCCACCCGCGACCCCCTCGTGCTGCACGCGCTGATGCACGTAGGGCAGGCCCTGCACGCCTCGCTCAACGCGCTCGCCCTGGAGGACGAGCGGCGCCACATCGGCCAGCTTCTCTGCGGATTCCTGCAGAGGGTCGGCTTCGG comes from Rhipicephalus sanguineus isolate Rsan-2018 chromosome 7, BIME_Rsan_1.4, whole genome shotgun sequence and encodes:
- the LOC119399992 gene encoding VPS35 endosomal protein-sorting factor-like, whose translation is MTITWESRVINYETERKERRGTLEEVTDHPLRTNVVTEQRRQSSTERLRLPTTSWSGPDPLSISEGADPLSAMASEQPDLDVPSSSVAEEGRSRQVVSPRFEPWENKKAGILAKYSTAEKLSIATSFLSGGEKVVVKTQSSVTDKVKNRLEQLDDFEEGSVREMLNLSQQEYTTRIEELHQALRQAWDQDQRVRALKIAIQCSKLLVDTSVVQFYPSKFVLITDILDNFGQLVYQRIHSKAEYLKPGSKVPVPLPADFTPDQVPESAKETCRNWFFKIASVRELIPRFYVETAILRCCSFLTRREYSGVLLRLTGTICGIGDPLVAAYARCYLCRVGMSVAPEVQEHVLENFWQFLLTYPQLERPVVQQLLRQQKLDLSTYLTLYCPALDWILQCVAHGASENLLDQVLARCKAQCNSALLLNSIMTAFRPEFVANRALEFVSLMRDCDDASFPKHVLLRTLGLCLVLANPPEDQRRQVLSQAWKAIAKLRSPADYLSCVEVWIEFPCKHFTVREVDALLGALVRQLVPDRAYEQHPQQLARVVERLLQHVTDFGRLCAMEHFLPLLDLLPREGDARVRGCKAVMAAFLAQQKEPTRDPLVLHALMHVGQALHASLNALALEDERRHIGQLLCGFLQRVGFGRDFEQQLAFYVDARAAFSALDPVLVQLVQDVNLLAMRTRQVVKGHHTRKTAAFVRACAAYCFITIPSLSSVQSRLELYLLSGQTAYLNQCLSQGDAFLQAAIELLPELPPFVEPEGGTVVQRTSTEPFLVSYASSLLSTLLVVPDHPEHEPLRLLRGLLQVLHERPASTWTSSGGDGRARIFLNALNLLVALGQEHYLYHLDKVDSNDALYGGDPKFRAQLEQLCTSVLDQLLSHLRALGESGHVERQARLALELLQRLVIGANLERRPLFSLAVSLWGLAHRNAALDHRASVRCLEFVKKRASRAGNKGPYAELAIKLQIPSPV